One window from the genome of Ensifer canadensis encodes:
- a CDS encoding bifunctional aspartate transaminase/aspartate 4-decarboxylase gives MADIDYREYEKMSPFEIKDGLMKLAKRSAQKSTNALLNAGRGNPNWIATTPREGFFLFGQFALTESRRTMDNPAAGLGGMPQMKGIAARFDAWLAKHAEDPGADFLSRMVEHGVKMFGFDADAFVFELTDSIIGDNYPVPDRMLVHAEQVAHRYLMWAMGANAPIGKFDLYAVEGGTAAMCYIFKSLIANRILKKGDTIAMGTPIFTPYIEIAELEDYAFKAVHVRATQEHRFQYSDEEIRKLEDPKIKAFFVVNPGNPTSMAIDPQTMKKLVDLVNTKRPDLILLTDDVYGTFVPNFRSLMCELPYNTICVYSYSKYFGCTGWRLGVIGINEKNILDDLLTKLPAKELEALDNRYRSITLEPRKLKMIDRIVADSRDVALNHTAGLSLPQQVMMTMFSISELMDTDKVYQKACMAICTDRVNMLLEGLPLDLQPNANFAGYYGTIDFEFWLRKYVGEEMVAWLKANVHPLDLVYRLAEDHSIVLLNGGGFDAPNWSVRVSFANLPDDVYDDIGRGVRAVGRGYVDTFNALKGK, from the coding sequence ATGGCAGACATCGACTATCGCGAATACGAGAAGATGAGCCCGTTCGAAATCAAGGACGGCCTCATGAAGCTTGCCAAGCGCAGCGCACAGAAATCGACGAATGCTCTGCTCAATGCCGGCCGTGGAAATCCAAACTGGATCGCAACGACCCCGCGCGAGGGGTTCTTCCTCTTCGGCCAGTTCGCCCTGACCGAAAGCCGGCGGACCATGGACAACCCGGCGGCGGGCCTCGGTGGCATGCCCCAGATGAAGGGTATCGCGGCGCGCTTCGACGCGTGGCTGGCAAAACATGCCGAGGACCCGGGCGCCGACTTCCTGTCGAGGATGGTCGAGCACGGCGTCAAGATGTTCGGTTTCGATGCCGACGCCTTCGTTTTCGAACTGACGGACTCGATAATCGGCGACAACTATCCCGTCCCGGACCGGATGCTGGTGCATGCCGAGCAAGTCGCGCATCGCTACCTGATGTGGGCAATGGGCGCAAATGCGCCGATCGGCAAGTTCGATCTCTACGCCGTTGAAGGGGGAACGGCGGCGATGTGCTACATCTTCAAGTCGCTGATCGCCAATCGCATCCTCAAGAAGGGCGACACGATCGCGATGGGCACGCCGATTTTTACCCCCTATATCGAGATTGCGGAACTCGAGGACTATGCGTTCAAGGCCGTCCATGTCAGAGCGACGCAGGAGCACCGCTTCCAGTATTCCGACGAGGAGATCCGCAAGCTCGAGGACCCGAAGATCAAGGCATTCTTCGTCGTCAATCCGGGCAATCCGACGTCGATGGCAATCGATCCGCAGACGATGAAAAAGCTGGTCGATCTGGTCAATACCAAGCGGCCGGACCTCATCCTTCTGACCGATGACGTCTACGGGACGTTCGTGCCGAACTTCCGCTCGCTGATGTGCGAGCTGCCCTACAACACCATCTGCGTCTATTCCTATTCGAAGTATTTCGGCTGCACGGGATGGCGTCTCGGCGTCATCGGCATCAACGAGAAAAACATTCTCGACGATCTCTTGACCAAGCTCCCGGCCAAGGAACTGGAGGCGCTGGACAATCGATACCGCTCGATCACGCTCGAACCGCGCAAGCTCAAGATGATCGATCGCATCGTTGCCGATAGCCGCGACGTCGCGCTCAATCACACCGCGGGGCTCTCGTTACCGCAACAGGTGATGATGACCATGTTCTCGATCAGCGAACTGATGGACACGGACAAGGTTTACCAGAAGGCCTGCATGGCGATCTGCACCGACCGGGTGAACATGCTGCTCGAGGGACTGCCGCTCGACCTGCAGCCGAATGCAAACTTTGCCGGCTACTATGGAACGATCGATTTCGAGTTCTGGCTGCGCAAATATGTCGGCGAGGAGATGGTGGCCTGGCTGAAAGCGAATGTGCATCCGCTCGATCTGGTCTACCGGCTGGCGGAGGATCATTCGATCGTGCTGCTCAATGGCGGCGGCTTCGATGCGCCGAACTGGAGCGTCCGAGTCTCCTTCGCCAATCTTCCAGACGATGTCTACGACGACATCGGCCGCGGGGTCCGTGCAGTCGGGCGCGGTTATGTGGATACGTTCAACGCGCTGAAAGGGAAGTAA
- a CDS encoding porin, whose translation MRQTLYIVPPALLIAALAAAEPVSAQEAVKPAVQPTEASKAPEHWIPKLRVGDDNAYFEFYGQINKGLLVYDDGGATDNYFPVDNGNSSTRAGFRAYTLMEKGWSFGANLEWEWNPYSTTNVNQLNKDHYDWGTDLLRKAEIYLDSKEYGKFWLGQGSMASDSTAEVDLSGTGVVGYSLVSDMAGGPFFRNDDGTLSTVKVKDAFTNYDGLGRKFRARYDTPSYGGFSFASSVGTQVVPEETDVTVWDMAVRYDETYDAFKVGAAVAFSRPGDGNSIYDASVSVLHIDTGLSLTLAAAYSDKETVDGHYGYVKVGYQTDIFDVGKTAFSVDAYFGKDIAGKGSNSDSFGAQIVQNLDYLQTELYLGARTYSLDQETADLQDSFAVLGGARIKF comes from the coding sequence ATGCGACAGACACTATACATTGTTCCGCCCGCACTTCTCATCGCTGCACTGGCGGCCGCAGAGCCTGTGTCGGCGCAGGAGGCGGTAAAACCGGCGGTGCAGCCCACGGAGGCCAGCAAGGCTCCGGAACACTGGATTCCCAAGCTGCGGGTCGGCGACGACAATGCCTATTTTGAATTCTACGGCCAGATCAACAAGGGCCTGCTGGTCTACGATGACGGCGGGGCAACGGATAACTACTTTCCGGTCGACAACGGCAACTCGTCCACGCGGGCGGGCTTTCGCGCATACACCCTCATGGAAAAGGGTTGGTCGTTCGGCGCCAATCTCGAATGGGAATGGAACCCTTATTCGACAACCAACGTCAACCAGTTGAACAAGGACCACTATGATTGGGGGACTGACCTGCTGCGCAAGGCGGAAATTTACCTCGACTCGAAGGAATACGGCAAGTTCTGGCTCGGCCAGGGCAGCATGGCGTCGGACTCGACGGCCGAGGTCGATCTGTCCGGCACGGGCGTGGTAGGCTATTCGCTTGTTTCTGATATGGCCGGGGGACCGTTTTTCCGCAACGATGACGGGACGCTTTCGACGGTCAAGGTCAAGGACGCGTTCACCAACTATGATGGTCTCGGTCGCAAGTTCCGCGCCCGATATGACACGCCTTCGTATGGCGGATTCAGCTTTGCGAGTTCGGTCGGCACACAGGTCGTGCCCGAAGAAACCGACGTTACCGTGTGGGACATGGCGGTTCGATACGATGAGACCTATGATGCCTTCAAGGTCGGTGCCGCAGTTGCCTTTTCGAGGCCAGGCGACGGCAACTCGATTTACGACGCGTCCGTTTCCGTCTTGCATATCGATACCGGTCTCAGCCTCACCCTTGCCGCGGCCTATTCCGACAAGGAAACCGTCGATGGACACTATGGCTACGTGAAGGTCGGCTATCAGACTGATATTTTCGACGTCGGCAAAACCGCGTTTTCGGTCGACGCCTATTTCGGCAAGGACATTGCGGGCAAGGGCAGCAACAGCGATTCCTTCGGGGCACAGATTGTCCAGAATCTCGACTATCTGCAGACGGAACTCTATCTTGGAGCCCGGACCTACTCCTTAGATCAAGAGACCGCCGACCTCCAGGATAGCTTCGCTGTTCTGGGCGGCGCCAGAATAAAGTTCTGA
- the aspT gene encoding aspartate-alanine antiporter, with translation MVWVEQFLIKYPELAVFLAISIGYLIGGLKFGGFSLGPVTGSLFAGILIGQFAHVPIAGMAKSLLFLLFLFGIGYSVGPQFLQALKRDGMKPVLLAVVVCVTGLLMSVVVAKILGLDPGFAAGLLSGSLTESPAMGTATEAINALPLPEADRARFVAHIAVADAVCYVFGAVGVILFCSVVGPRLLGIDLVAEALKLEKEYGITRKVAGVSSAWHRFEIRAYQIVDAAPVAGLSIAAAEATYPEHRLFIQRLRRRGAIIEAAPEVVINPGDIVAVSGTREALVSVLGPRAEEIEDRELLDVPVSVSDVLLTSPDLKGKSIADVAKESWTRSLYLRAITRGGQDIPIAPGITVERGDILRLVGPEAVVSSAAKRIGVVVAPTTATDFLVLGFAIFLGGLVGVLVTFPIGDMRISLSTSVGTLLAGLTVGHLRTRFPLFGRIPDAAVSLMTSLGLAAFVAMTGLHAGPVFASAIAEAGIGLLFGGMIVTMIPLIVGLYFGRYVLGMNPILLLGGLAGAQTMTAGMAAVQDRSGSTVAVLGYTPAVPIGHILLTTWGTVIVGIVAG, from the coding sequence ATGGTTTGGGTCGAGCAATTCCTGATCAAATATCCCGAGCTTGCCGTATTCCTTGCTATCAGCATTGGATATCTGATCGGCGGTCTCAAGTTCGGTGGCTTCAGCCTCGGACCCGTTACCGGCTCGCTGTTTGCGGGCATCCTGATCGGGCAGTTCGCCCATGTGCCGATTGCCGGGATGGCGAAATCGCTGCTCTTTCTCTTGTTCCTCTTCGGCATCGGCTACTCGGTCGGACCGCAGTTCCTGCAAGCCCTGAAGCGGGACGGGATGAAGCCCGTACTCCTTGCGGTCGTCGTCTGTGTGACCGGGCTGCTCATGTCTGTCGTGGTCGCCAAAATCCTTGGTCTCGATCCCGGCTTTGCAGCCGGGCTTCTGTCCGGCTCCCTCACCGAAAGCCCGGCTATGGGCACGGCAACCGAAGCGATCAATGCGTTGCCGCTGCCCGAGGCGGATCGCGCGCGGTTTGTGGCGCATATCGCTGTGGCTGACGCTGTTTGCTACGTCTTCGGCGCGGTTGGCGTCATTCTGTTTTGCAGTGTCGTCGGCCCCAGGCTGCTTGGCATCGACCTCGTTGCCGAGGCGCTGAAACTGGAGAAGGAGTACGGAATTACCCGCAAGGTGGCCGGTGTCTCCTCCGCCTGGCACAGGTTCGAAATTCGCGCTTACCAGATCGTGGACGCCGCGCCAGTCGCTGGCCTGTCAATAGCCGCCGCCGAGGCGACGTATCCAGAGCACAGGCTCTTCATTCAGCGCCTGCGTCGGAGGGGCGCAATCATCGAGGCGGCCCCGGAGGTCGTGATCAACCCCGGTGATATCGTCGCTGTATCCGGGACGAGGGAGGCGCTGGTCAGCGTCCTTGGGCCGCGCGCCGAGGAGATCGAGGACCGTGAACTGCTCGATGTCCCGGTATCGGTTTCCGATGTGCTGCTGACAAGCCCTGATCTCAAGGGGAAAAGCATCGCGGATGTCGCTAAGGAAAGCTGGACACGCAGCCTCTACCTGCGCGCCATTACGCGCGGGGGGCAGGATATTCCTATCGCGCCGGGGATTACGGTGGAGCGTGGTGATATCCTGCGCCTGGTGGGGCCGGAAGCCGTCGTGTCGAGCGCCGCCAAGCGCATTGGCGTTGTGGTCGCGCCGACGACGGCGACAGACTTCCTGGTCCTTGGTTTTGCGATATTCCTTGGTGGGCTTGTCGGCGTTCTCGTCACTTTTCCCATCGGTGACATGCGGATTTCGCTCAGCACCAGTGTGGGCACGCTCCTGGCTGGGTTAACGGTGGGGCATCTGCGCACGCGCTTCCCGCTCTTCGGCCGAATACCGGATGCCGCCGTGTCGCTCATGACCTCGCTTGGTCTTGCCGCCTTTGTCGCGATGACCGGCCTTCATGCCGGACCCGTGTTTGCCTCCGCCATCGCCGAAGCGGGTATCGGTCTTCTGTTCGGCGGTATGATCGTTACCATGATACCGCTGATCGTTGGTCTGTACTTCGGGCGCTACGTGCTTGGCATGAACCCGATATTGCTGCTGGGCGGGCTCGCAGGGGCGCAGACCATGACAGCCGGCATGGCGGCCGTTCAGGACAGGTCGGGAAGCACCGTTGCCGTCCTTGGCTACACGCCGGCGGTCCCCATCGGCCATATCCTGCTCACGACTTGGGGAACGGTCATTGTCGGTATCGTCGCGGGATGA
- a CDS encoding Na/Pi cotransporter family protein: MNLSAVALELTAATVLLLYAVSLVKKGVEAACGDVVTRAVGGAGGRPRAAAYGCLIAIALQSSTAVAMLAASFAVSGALSLEVGLAVLLGADLGSALVVKILSFDLHWLAPLLIAAGGLLHLKACARKPVEAGRAVLGIGLLLLSLQMIGHATLPLGQSPLLPAAIDMLSKDPLTVMIVAAVFTWGLHSSVAAILLILTFAAKGLLPLDVGIPLILGVNLGGGLIALWLTRGLPVEGRRLPLGNLVFRALFSAAVFALFSAQLSFAWLPGTTVAAELVNLHVLFNAALVLLGLISCGLMARIVRVLTPDNAGGKDAGLAAHVSALDRSLIEKPAQALAAAAREVLHMGNLITRLLEPVMGVIASPTPETVDALRRIDGDIHRAHSEIKLFIAAVNRGVLTEEQSRRGIELTEAAIHLEYAGDVVSKSLLRMAEERLEGAGAFSQAGWHELTALHDAVFSNVKLAANLLVSPEPVIAREMVRQKEHVRRLVQESSQSHLERLRQGIAASIQSSDMHLEIVRALKELNSLVTTMAYPRLRETGDLLESRLVPAA, translated from the coding sequence ATGAATCTTTCGGCTGTCGCCCTTGAACTTACCGCCGCAACAGTCCTGCTGCTTTATGCCGTCAGCCTCGTCAAGAAGGGCGTCGAAGCTGCCTGCGGCGACGTGGTCACCCGTGCCGTTGGAGGGGCTGGCGGCAGGCCCCGCGCGGCAGCCTACGGCTGTTTGATTGCAATTGCCCTGCAGAGTTCGACGGCGGTTGCGATGCTCGCCGCCAGCTTTGCCGTGAGCGGAGCTCTGAGCCTCGAAGTCGGGCTGGCGGTCCTTCTCGGCGCGGACCTGGGCTCTGCCCTTGTCGTCAAGATCTTGAGTTTTGATTTGCACTGGCTGGCGCCATTGCTGATTGCCGCCGGCGGCCTCCTGCATCTCAAGGCGTGCGCTCGCAAGCCGGTCGAGGCCGGGCGTGCGGTTCTCGGGATCGGCCTGTTGCTCCTGTCGCTGCAGATGATCGGCCATGCGACCCTTCCGCTTGGTCAAAGCCCATTGCTGCCGGCAGCGATCGACATGCTGAGCAAAGACCCTCTCACGGTCATGATCGTGGCTGCGGTCTTCACCTGGGGCCTGCATTCCAGCGTCGCGGCCATCCTTTTGATCCTGACCTTTGCCGCAAAGGGCCTGCTGCCGCTCGATGTCGGCATTCCCCTGATCCTTGGCGTCAACCTTGGTGGTGGGCTGATCGCCCTGTGGCTGACCCGAGGCCTGCCGGTGGAAGGCAGGCGGCTGCCGCTTGGCAATCTCGTCTTTCGCGCGCTGTTCAGTGCCGCAGTCTTTGCGCTGTTTTCCGCGCAGCTCTCTTTTGCGTGGCTGCCTGGCACGACGGTCGCTGCCGAGCTCGTCAATCTGCACGTGCTGTTCAATGCTGCACTGGTGCTCCTGGGTCTCATATCGTGTGGTCTGATGGCGCGCATCGTTCGCGTTCTCACGCCTGACAACGCTGGGGGAAAAGATGCCGGTCTTGCAGCGCATGTCAGTGCGCTCGACCGGTCTCTGATCGAAAAGCCGGCGCAGGCTTTGGCGGCGGCCGCTCGCGAAGTGCTCCATATGGGCAACCTGATCACGCGTTTACTCGAACCGGTCATGGGGGTAATCGCGTCGCCAACGCCCGAGACGGTCGATGCGCTGCGCCGCATCGACGGCGACATCCATCGCGCACATAGCGAGATCAAGCTCTTTATCGCCGCAGTTAATAGAGGTGTGCTGACGGAGGAGCAGTCCCGGCGCGGCATCGAACTCACCGAGGCGGCCATTCATCTGGAATATGCCGGCGACGTGGTGTCGAAGAGCCTGTTGCGCATGGCGGAGGAGCGGCTGGAAGGGGCGGGCGCCTTTTCGCAAGCCGGCTGGCACGAACTGACGGCGCTGCATGACGCAGTGTTTTCGAACGTGAAACTTGCCGCCAATCTGCTGGTCTCGCCCGAACCGGTGATTGCCCGCGAGATGGTGCGCCAGAAGGAACACGTGCGCCGGCTGGTGCAGGAAAGCAGTCAAAGCCACCTTGAGCGGCTGAGGCAGGGAATTGCTGCCAGCATCCAATCCAGCGACATGCATCTGGAGATCGTGCGTGCGCTGAAAGAGCTCAATTCACTGGTCACGACGATGGCCTATCCCCGTCTTCGCGAGACCGGGGATCTGCTCGAAAGCCGCCTCGTTCCGGCGGCATAG
- a CDS encoding DUF2092 domain-containing protein encodes MLDYKEHKGIGQRAGGITSRHRGLIRRLLVTVALLAAAPTLAQNMQEPSKQYSKEEMQQALETREQYDVHGLRFAMSEATLRPGAEGLLDDIAAALKNFPEWGLRIVGHTDTSGNEETNLRLSAERAEVIKAALVERGIDAARLTTGGVGQAQPIASNDTADGRALNRRVELVRVTDSAEAKKLLKAMTDYLAAQNALSFGYDSTFQVVTNSDQKLGLASSGTVTLSRPDKVHTTRSGGFVDSEALFDGKTLTLLGKNLNKYTQVEIPGTVDHLIDELKDKYNLPLPAADLLMTGAYDELMQGVYDSKDLGSGVVNGVECDSLAFRKDDVDFQIWIAHGAEPYPCRLVITSGQVKGGPEYSIQIRDWKSGAAVAPGDFDFKNASNAEKIDVNDLQHNLGELPENFKVGDKK; translated from the coding sequence ATGCTCGACTACAAGGAACACAAAGGTATCGGACAGAGAGCCGGCGGGATCACATCGCGGCATCGCGGGTTGATCAGACGACTGCTCGTGACGGTCGCCCTTTTGGCGGCCGCCCCCACCTTGGCCCAGAACATGCAGGAGCCTTCCAAGCAATACAGCAAGGAAGAGATGCAACAGGCACTAGAGACCAGGGAACAGTACGACGTTCACGGTCTGCGCTTCGCAATGTCGGAAGCGACATTGCGACCTGGAGCGGAAGGACTTCTTGACGACATCGCTGCGGCGCTCAAGAACTTCCCTGAATGGGGCCTGAGAATTGTCGGCCATACCGATACCAGCGGTAATGAGGAGACCAACCTGCGCCTTTCCGCCGAGCGTGCAGAGGTCATCAAGGCGGCTCTCGTCGAACGCGGAATCGATGCCGCCAGGCTGACGACGGGAGGCGTCGGACAGGCCCAGCCGATTGCCAGCAACGATACGGCCGATGGCCGGGCTCTCAACCGCCGCGTCGAGCTCGTCCGGGTCACCGACTCGGCCGAAGCCAAGAAACTGCTCAAGGCCATGACCGACTACCTGGCGGCTCAGAATGCCCTGTCGTTCGGCTATGATTCCACCTTCCAGGTCGTCACCAACAGTGATCAGAAACTCGGACTGGCAAGCTCGGGGACAGTGACCCTCAGTCGGCCCGACAAGGTACACACGACCCGTTCGGGCGGCTTTGTCGACAGCGAGGCGCTGTTCGATGGAAAGACGCTGACACTCCTGGGCAAGAACCTCAACAAATACACGCAGGTCGAAATACCCGGGACAGTCGATCATCTGATCGACGAGCTGAAGGACAAGTACAACTTGCCTTTGCCGGCCGCCGACCTGTTGATGACCGGTGCATATGACGAATTGATGCAAGGGGTGTATGATTCTAAGGATCTGGGAAGCGGCGTCGTCAATGGCGTGGAGTGCGATTCTCTCGCCTTCCGCAAAGACGATGTCGATTTCCAGATCTGGATCGCGCACGGGGCAGAGCCCTATCCCTGCCGCCTGGTCATAACCTCCGGGCAGGTGAAGGGTGGGCCGGAATACAGCATCCAGATCAGGGATTGGAAATCCGGGGCGGCCGTTGCGCCGGGTGATTTCGACTTCAAGAATGCGTCGAATGCCGAAAAGATCGATGTGAACGACCTCCAGCACAACCTGGGTGAATTGCCAGAGAACTTCAAGGTAGGAGATAAAAAATGA
- a CDS encoding LysR substrate-binding domain-containing protein, with the protein MRYVQLRAFHNVAIHGGFSRAAEALFLTQPAVSDQVRKLEEEYDVLLFNRNKKQVTLTQAGQQLLEVTRRMFDVEQQALDLLSESRALRAGKLRIVADAAHHLLHILAAFRRAYPTVQVSIDAGNTETVITSLHAYEADIGVLGEVPQAGDFDVLKLNSTPIVAFASRDYPLATCQSATFAELAKHPLVMRERGSKTRQKLEAMAAQCGVTLTPLIEAEGREAVREIVAAGGGVGFVSSAEFGQDTRLVPIKIDAPEMLMDEALICLRERSNGKLVHAFYEIARKLTQSAEDVTAGDAKPSGAATRA; encoded by the coding sequence GTGCGCTATGTCCAGCTCCGTGCCTTTCACAATGTGGCCATCCACGGCGGCTTCTCGCGGGCAGCCGAGGCGCTCTTCCTGACGCAGCCCGCCGTCTCCGATCAGGTTCGCAAGTTGGAGGAGGAGTATGACGTCCTGCTCTTCAATCGAAACAAGAAGCAGGTGACGCTGACCCAGGCGGGCCAGCAGCTTCTCGAAGTCACCCGGCGCATGTTCGACGTCGAGCAACAGGCACTCGATCTTCTCTCGGAGTCGCGCGCATTAAGGGCTGGAAAGCTGCGGATCGTCGCGGATGCCGCACACCATCTGCTGCACATCCTGGCCGCCTTCCGGCGGGCCTACCCGACCGTGCAGGTTTCGATCGATGCGGGCAACACGGAAACCGTCATCACCAGCCTGCACGCCTATGAAGCGGATATCGGCGTTCTCGGCGAAGTCCCGCAGGCCGGCGACTTCGACGTTCTGAAGCTCAATTCGACGCCGATCGTCGCCTTCGCAAGCCGCGATTATCCTTTGGCGACATGTCAGAGCGCCACCTTCGCAGAGCTTGCAAAACATCCGCTCGTCATGCGCGAGCGAGGTTCCAAGACCCGCCAGAAGCTCGAGGCCATGGCCGCACAATGCGGCGTCACGCTGACGCCGCTGATCGAGGCCGAGGGCCGCGAGGCGGTTCGCGAGATCGTCGCTGCCGGCGGCGGCGTCGGTTTCGTCTCATCCGCCGAGTTCGGCCAGGACACGCGTCTCGTGCCGATCAAGATCGATGCCCCGGAAATGCTGATGGACGAAGCGCTCATCTGCCTGCGCGAACGCAGCAACGGGAAACTTGTCCATGCATTCTATGAAATAGCGCGCAAACTTACACAAAGTGCAGAAGACGTCACGGCAGGCGATGCCAAGCCGTCGGGCGCAGCAACTCGCGCCTGA